A genome region from Cystobacter fuscus DSM 2262 includes the following:
- a CDS encoding Ig-like domain-containing protein, with protein MLGQPRRWMLGVGLAAALVQGCGGDELEVEFLSPAERTETRGDLGIALTVTGGAPDRVDLYVNDGWLATIGDASYRWDTTGWPEGEYTLEARAWIGEQVYKSEPRKVRVDRTAPLLLTTFPSRGEPQVPVKAAPIALKFSEPLTTSALGTLTLRLNASGGGTQLLSPSGLSEDRKTLFFPAHSMNITPPQTIAATLMGRAEDPAGNSFLSGNVDSAWAWQVPVFIPLGEVMGSLLPTDEPPLLSAQGPTLSLNSEGRPLVSWRASSSSVVVRNWDGQGWKSIPSKPFPASDLRDVGADIALDESGIPTVGWISRDANSSSISVWSHQGDDWARQFTVGPNPEGPFPLIDRAALRLSKNGTARLAWLAGSKTAPGFGGLMIYWRGPTEDTSFFNTYSQGTALLGRHLAMETNTTLDSLALAWSERVDNGYRLMVIRRQDYSYEWSEWPMQARDALPGNPSLVLQSNGEPIVAWNEPGAIQVRRLKGNTWTAVGTPIPIPSTVDVTSVVPVLALDNTEQPVLAWSMPGKAEVWRWNGSAWMRVGELNQPVSGETSSPWPLQLQVEKSGTPVVGWLRPDANQPGRGVMEVYQLNR; from the coding sequence ATGCTGGGTCAACCGAGACGGTGGATGCTGGGAGTAGGTCTCGCGGCCGCGCTGGTCCAGGGCTGTGGCGGAGACGAATTGGAGGTGGAATTCCTCTCACCCGCCGAACGGACCGAGACCCGGGGCGATCTGGGCATTGCCCTGACCGTGACAGGGGGCGCTCCGGACCGGGTGGACCTCTACGTGAATGACGGCTGGCTGGCCACGATCGGGGACGCCAGCTACCGCTGGGACACGACCGGCTGGCCCGAGGGTGAGTACACGCTGGAGGCCCGGGCGTGGATCGGCGAGCAGGTCTACAAGAGCGAGCCTCGCAAGGTGCGCGTGGACCGCACGGCGCCACTGCTCCTCACCACCTTCCCCTCGCGTGGCGAACCCCAGGTGCCGGTGAAGGCGGCGCCCATCGCGCTCAAGTTCTCCGAGCCACTGACCACCTCGGCGCTCGGCACCCTGACCCTGCGCCTGAACGCGAGCGGCGGGGGAACACAACTGCTCTCCCCCTCGGGGCTGTCCGAGGACCGCAAGACGCTCTTCTTCCCGGCCCACTCGATGAACATCACGCCGCCCCAGACCATCGCCGCCACGCTGATGGGCCGGGCCGAGGATCCCGCGGGTAACTCCTTCCTCTCGGGGAACGTCGATTCGGCCTGGGCCTGGCAGGTGCCCGTCTTCATCCCGCTGGGCGAGGTGATGGGAAGCCTGCTGCCCACGGATGAGCCCCCCCTCCTCTCGGCCCAGGGACCCACCTTGAGCCTGAACAGCGAGGGCCGCCCGCTCGTCTCCTGGCGTGCGTCCTCCTCCTCCGTGGTCGTCCGGAACTGGGATGGGCAGGGCTGGAAGTCGATCCCCTCCAAGCCCTTCCCCGCAAGCGATCTGCGCGACGTCGGGGCGGACATCGCGTTGGACGAGTCCGGCATTCCCACCGTCGGCTGGATCAGCCGGGACGCGAACAGCTCGTCGATCTCCGTGTGGAGCCACCAGGGGGATGACTGGGCGAGGCAGTTCACCGTCGGACCCAATCCCGAGGGTCCCTTCCCCTTGATCGACCGGGCGGCGCTCCGCCTGTCGAAAAACGGAACCGCGAGGCTCGCCTGGCTCGCGGGGTCGAAGACGGCTCCCGGCTTCGGGGGCCTGATGATCTACTGGCGGGGGCCGACCGAGGACACCTCGTTCTTCAATACCTACTCGCAAGGCACGGCCCTCCTGGGACGCCACCTGGCGATGGAGACGAACACGACCCTGGACTCCCTCGCGCTGGCGTGGAGCGAGCGCGTGGACAACGGCTACCGACTCATGGTCATCCGCCGCCAGGATTACTCCTATGAATGGAGTGAGTGGCCGATGCAGGCGCGTGACGCCCTGCCCGGCAACCCCTCCCTGGTGCTGCAGTCCAACGGCGAGCCCATCGTGGCCTGGAACGAGCCGGGTGCCATCCAGGTGCGCCGCCTGAAAGGCAACACCTGGACGGCCGTGGGCACGCCCATTCCCATTCCCTCCACGGTGGACGTCACCTCGGTGGTGCCCGTGCTCGCCCTGGACAACACCGAGCAGCCCGTGCTCGCCTGGAGCATGCCCGGCAAGGCCGAGGTGTGGCGCTGGAATGGCTCGGCGTGGATGCGCGTGGGGGAACTGAATCAACCCGTCTCCGGCGAGACGTCCTCCCCCTGGCCCCTCCAGTTGCAGGTGGAGAAGTCGGGAACTCCGGTAGTGGGCTGGCTCCGGCCGGACGCCAACCAGCCCGGGCGCGGCGTGATGGAAGTCTACCAGCTCAACCGCTGA